A region of Brevundimonas sp. NIBR10 DNA encodes the following proteins:
- a CDS encoding sigma-70 family RNA polymerase sigma factor has protein sequence MSTAVPKPPAPPKPPSADDAGFKRELVTLIPHLRAFARTLTGDPTAADDLAQDAMMKAWDARASYQMGTNMKAWTFMILRNQFYSEKRRSWRQSQLDQEAAERTLVAVDDPEAPVALDELRMALNTLPEEQREALILVGAGGFAYEEAAEICQCAVGTVKSRVSRARKALLATLERGGYARDGRAAGDAMRSILADADRLSAVRQG, from the coding sequence ATGAGCACGGCCGTTCCCAAGCCCCCCGCCCCGCCCAAGCCCCCATCCGCCGATGACGCCGGGTTCAAGCGCGAGCTGGTCACACTGATTCCGCACCTGCGCGCCTTTGCACGCACCCTGACCGGTGATCCGACGGCCGCCGACGATCTGGCCCAGGATGCCATGATGAAGGCCTGGGACGCACGGGCCAGCTATCAGATGGGCACGAACATGAAGGCCTGGACCTTCATGATCCTGCGCAACCAGTTCTACTCTGAGAAGCGCCGGTCCTGGCGTCAGTCCCAGCTGGACCAGGAAGCGGCCGAACGCACCCTGGTGGCCGTGGACGATCCCGAGGCCCCGGTCGCTCTGGACGAGCTGCGCATGGCCCTGAACACCCTGCCCGAGGAACAGCGCGAAGCCCTGATCCTGGTCGGTGCCGGCGGCTTTGCCTACGAAGAGGCGGCCGAGATCTGTCAGTGCGCGGTGGGAACGGTGAAAAGCCGCGTCAGCCGGGCCCGGAAGGCCTTGCTGGCCACGCTGGAGCGCGGCGGATACGCCCGGGACGGCCGTGCGGCGGGTGACGCCATGCGTTCCATCCTGGCCGATGCGGATCGTCTGAGCGCCGTCAGGCAAGGCTGA
- a CDS encoding NepR family anti-sigma factor has protein sequence MIDNPDSSRRKPTPLGGEAGLEEARLRQQAIGVKLRHLFDEVVNEPVPDEFLAILRSADDKANGDKGGE, from the coding sequence ATGATCGATAATCCAGACTCTTCACGGCGCAAGCCAACCCCACTGGGCGGCGAAGCCGGGCTGGAGGAGGCGCGTCTGCGACAGCAGGCGATCGGCGTGAAACTGCGTCACCTGTTCGACGAAGTGGTCAATGAGCCGGTGCCGGACGAGTTCCTGGCCATCCTGCGGTCGGCAGACGACAAGGCCAACGGCGACAAGGGCGGCGAATGA
- a CDS encoding response regulator yields MSLLARLAPHLPYVRRYARALTGDQATGDNYVRVALEALAAGERQLSPDMTPRVALYQVFHAIWSSTGAQLEDASGLESRSGDDASGRLMRIAPRSRQAFLLTALEGFTPSEAAQILSADVHDVERLIGSAQAEIDAELATDVLIIEDEAIISADIESLVKELGHNVTATATTHDEAVDAVARHRPGLVLADIQLADGSSGIDAVKDILKRFDVPVIFITAFPERLLTGERPEPTFLITKPFQPETVKAAISQALFFHPSRQKEAA; encoded by the coding sequence ATGAGCCTACTGGCCAGACTTGCGCCGCACCTGCCCTATGTCCGCCGCTACGCCCGCGCCCTGACCGGCGATCAGGCGACGGGCGACAATTACGTCCGTGTCGCCCTGGAGGCGCTGGCTGCCGGTGAGCGCCAGCTGTCGCCCGACATGACGCCCCGCGTCGCCCTGTATCAGGTCTTCCACGCCATCTGGTCCTCGACCGGTGCCCAGCTCGAAGACGCCAGCGGTCTCGAAAGCCGCAGCGGCGACGACGCCTCGGGCCGCCTGATGCGCATCGCGCCTCGTTCGCGCCAGGCCTTCCTGCTGACCGCGCTCGAAGGCTTCACCCCCTCCGAGGCCGCCCAGATCCTGTCGGCCGACGTTCATGACGTCGAGCGGCTGATCGGTTCGGCCCAGGCCGAGATCGACGCCGAACTGGCCACCGACGTCCTGATCATCGAGGACGAGGCCATCATCTCGGCCGACATCGAAAGCCTGGTCAAGGAACTGGGCCACAATGTCACCGCCACGGCGACGACCCATGACGAGGCCGTCGATGCGGTCGCCCGTCACCGGCCGGGCCTGGTCCTCGCCGACATCCAGCTGGCCGACGGCTCGTCGGGCATCGATGCGGTCAAGGACATCCTGAAGCGTTTCGACGTGCCGGTGATCTTCATCACCGCCTTCCCCGAGCGGCTGCTGACCGGTGAGCGTCCCGAGCCGACCTTCCTGATCACCAAGCCGTTCCAGCCCGAGACCGTGAAGGCCGCCATCTCCCAGGCGCTGTTCTTCCACCCCTCGCGCCAGAAGGAAGCCGCCTGA
- a CDS encoding NADP-dependent oxidoreductase, which produces MPLNRQWILRKRPQGLVQHDDLELIESPTPALKDGEVLIRTLYLSLDPTNRTWMNDSVGYLPPVGLGDVMRGLTLGVIEDSRSDRFRTGDIVTTAMGGWADYGVVPDTGVSKVHRAPGLPLTANMSVMGMTGMTAYFGVTDVLRPTPGQVMVISAAAGAVGSIAGQIAKQKGAHVIGIAGGPDKCRWLVEDLGFDAAIDYKGEDVGEALDRLAPNGVDLNFENVGGDIMVAVWNRLNIGARMAVCGMVSAYNATKRPPTPDLSRLITHRMTMQGFLVMDYSPRAREMVAELGPWLAEGKVKWKVHVDNGLEGAVTSLNRLFTGDHDGKLLVRVSEEPAA; this is translated from the coding sequence ATGCCCCTCAATCGTCAATGGATTCTCAGGAAGCGGCCGCAGGGTCTGGTCCAGCACGACGACCTGGAACTGATCGAAAGCCCGACGCCCGCGCTGAAGGACGGCGAGGTCCTGATCCGCACCCTCTATCTGTCGCTCGATCCGACCAACCGCACCTGGATGAACGATTCGGTCGGCTATCTGCCGCCGGTGGGGCTGGGTGACGTCATGCGTGGCCTGACCCTGGGCGTGATCGAGGACAGCCGGTCGGACCGGTTCAGGACCGGCGACATCGTCACCACGGCCATGGGGGGCTGGGCCGACTATGGCGTGGTGCCCGATACGGGCGTGTCCAAGGTCCACCGCGCGCCCGGCCTGCCGCTGACGGCCAATATGTCGGTCATGGGCATGACCGGAATGACCGCCTATTTCGGCGTCACCGACGTGCTCAGGCCCACCCCCGGCCAGGTCATGGTCATCTCGGCCGCCGCCGGGGCCGTCGGCTCGATCGCCGGCCAGATCGCCAAACAGAAGGGCGCCCACGTCATCGGCATTGCGGGCGGGCCCGACAAATGCCGCTGGCTGGTCGAGGATCTCGGCTTCGACGCCGCCATCGACTACAAGGGCGAGGATGTCGGCGAGGCGCTGGACCGGCTGGCCCCCAACGGCGTCGATCTGAATTTCGAGAACGTCGGTGGCGACATCATGGTGGCGGTGTGGAACCGGTTGAACATCGGGGCTCGCATGGCCGTCTGCGGCATGGTGTCGGCCTACAACGCGACGAAGCGCCCGCCCACGCCGGACCTCAGCCGCCTGATCACCCACCGGATGACCATGCAGGGCTTCCTGGTCATGGACTATTCGCCCCGCGCCCGGGAAATGGTCGCCGAGCTCGGCCCCTGGCTGGCCGAGGGCAAGGTCAAGTGGAAGGTCCACGTCGATAATGGCCTGGAAGGCGCCGTGACCTCGCTCAATCGCTTGTTCACCGGCGACCATGACGGCAAGCTGCTGGTTCGCGTGTCGGAAGAACCGGCCGCTTAG
- a CDS encoding acyl dehydratase, with translation MSDALHVHFEDLENGQVIQLGAVAVDEPAIEAFAERFAPGWDVAYGAPDAMTYALWSRLAAEKAAGWAQSKVLAVDGLRFMRNPPAGELLRGRMTVMGKDPVGDEKGIVIAQHDLLDEGGRLVFSCLTRALFVRR, from the coding sequence ATGAGCGACGCCCTCCATGTCCATTTCGAGGATCTCGAGAACGGACAGGTGATCCAGCTGGGGGCCGTCGCCGTGGACGAACCGGCCATCGAGGCCTTCGCAGAACGGTTCGCGCCGGGCTGGGACGTCGCCTATGGGGCCCCCGACGCCATGACCTATGCCCTGTGGTCTCGGCTGGCCGCGGAGAAGGCGGCGGGCTGGGCCCAGTCCAAGGTCCTGGCCGTCGACGGCCTGCGTTTCATGCGCAATCCGCCGGCCGGTGAACTGCTGCGCGGCCGCATGACCGTGATGGGCAAGGACCCGGTCGGCGACGAAAAGGGCATCGTCATCGCCCAGCACGACCTGCTGGATGAAGGCGGCCGGCTGGTCTTCAGTTGCCTGACCCGGGCGTTGTTCGTCAGGAGATAG
- a CDS encoding SapC family protein, whose amino-acid sequence MTDTTAPTAEGQLAGTVLFYNRPEPLSADTHGSLGANPVEKPYAFVAQTHVVPLTVTEFAPAALSFPVVFLGDNKQPVAVMGLRQSENLYVDAAGDFKSDAYIPAYARRYPFVFANDEQQGRMILCIDRDAKFIVEGGQVPLFENGQPSAYVNQAMEFCNNFEQERQRTESFVKLLTDLDLFHTREAVFTPRDEQGNPGTPQKLADYFAVSEEKLKELPAEKLAELRDNGALGQIYAHLVSLLGWDRLIALAFARAAAMPTAANA is encoded by the coding sequence ATGACCGACACCACCGCCCCTACCGCCGAAGGCCAGCTGGCCGGGACTGTCCTGTTCTACAATCGGCCCGAGCCCCTGTCGGCCGACACCCACGGTTCGCTGGGCGCCAACCCGGTCGAGAAGCCCTATGCCTTCGTGGCCCAGACCCACGTCGTGCCGCTGACGGTGACCGAGTTCGCGCCGGCCGCCCTGTCCTTCCCGGTGGTCTTCCTGGGCGACAACAAGCAGCCGGTCGCCGTCATGGGCCTGCGCCAGTCGGAAAACCTGTATGTGGACGCCGCCGGCGACTTCAAGTCCGACGCCTATATTCCCGCCTATGCCCGTCGCTATCCGTTCGTCTTCGCCAATGACGAGCAGCAGGGCCGGATGATCCTGTGCATCGACCGCGACGCCAAATTCATCGTCGAGGGCGGCCAGGTGCCGCTGTTCGAGAACGGCCAGCCGTCGGCCTACGTCAACCAGGCGATGGAGTTCTGCAACAATTTCGAACAGGAGCGCCAGCGCACCGAAAGCTTCGTCAAGCTGCTGACGGACCTGGACCTGTTCCACACCCGCGAGGCCGTGTTCACGCCGCGCGATGAGCAGGGCAACCCCGGCACGCCGCAGAAGCTGGCCGACTATTTCGCCGTGTCGGAAGAGAAGCTGAAGGAACTGCCGGCCGAGAAGCTGGCCGAACTGCGCGACAACGGTGCCCTCGGCCAGATCTATGCGCACCTGGTGTCGCTGCTGGGCTGGGACCGGCTGATCGCGCTGGCGTTTGCGCGCGCGGCGGCGATGCCGACGGCGGCCAATGCGTGA
- a CDS encoding TonB-dependent receptor, with protein MSVYRPAVSTARLLLLTAAASALAGVAAAQSNPPAQPDAVLDDVVVTASPFGVSQRASTIATDVIDEQALATAPAQSLGDLLAGQPGLRSTSFAPGASRPVIRGLSGPRVQVLTNGIGLIDASSVSPDHAVATDPAEANRIEVVRGPSTLIYGGSAIGGVVNILDNRIPTEMPEGGIDGVISTQASSVDDGRSIFGRVTVGAGPFAFNIDGVSRSTDDYDIPSPARSQRLADEDGEPRGPGGTQPNSYTDLKAWGVGGSYIGDKGFFGVSYKDTESEYGTVAEPTVFIQLHQTREDVRGEYNFDAGPFRTLRGSYGHAEYTHTEFEGPGEPGTVFNSDGQEGRVDLIQRKSSLFGGEWNGAIGFQGLTRTFEAIGEEAFVPTSTTDEAGIYTVQRIDRGRVGFEGGLRYDRHTVSATPLGGVTELKREFDNVSASIAGFLRPAPGLSLGLSLAHNERAPSEVELFADGLHIATGAYETGDLTLDTEKVNTLEATAHYDDGRFSGDLHLYGSKYDGFIDERPTGGVFTSDEGEEFPIFQFVQTDATFYGFEAEGEYALWEAGASKLALEGAVDYVHAETDLGPAARIPPWSVTGRLAWTSRPFDTTLEVRHVAEQDRVADLERPTDAYTLVNLTGAWRPLADRNVTVFAEARNLTDEEAREHVSFLKDIAPMPGRNFRVGVAYRF; from the coding sequence ATGTCCGTGTATCGCCCCGCCGTCTCGACGGCCCGTCTTCTCCTGCTCACGGCGGCGGCGTCCGCCCTGGCCGGCGTCGCAGCGGCCCAGTCGAACCCGCCCGCCCAGCCCGACGCCGTGCTCGACGACGTGGTGGTGACCGCATCCCCGTTCGGAGTCAGCCAGCGCGCCTCGACCATCGCCACCGACGTCATCGACGAACAGGCCCTGGCCACCGCCCCGGCTCAGTCCCTGGGCGATCTGCTGGCCGGCCAGCCGGGCCTGCGCTCGACAAGCTTCGCGCCGGGGGCCAGCCGGCCCGTGATCCGGGGCCTGTCGGGGCCGAGGGTCCAGGTCCTGACCAACGGCATCGGCCTGATCGACGCGTCCTCGGTGTCGCCAGACCATGCCGTGGCCACCGACCCGGCCGAGGCCAATCGCATCGAGGTGGTGCGCGGGCCGTCGACCCTGATCTACGGCGGCTCGGCCATCGGTGGGGTGGTCAACATCCTCGACAACCGGATTCCCACCGAGATGCCTGAGGGCGGCATCGACGGCGTGATCTCGACCCAGGCCTCCAGTGTCGACGACGGCCGTTCGATCTTCGGTCGGGTGACGGTGGGCGCCGGCCCGTTCGCCTTCAACATCGACGGGGTCAGCCGGTCCACCGACGACTATGACATCCCCTCGCCCGCGCGCTCGCAGCGTCTGGCGGACGAGGACGGCGAACCGCGCGGACCGGGCGGAACCCAGCCCAACTCGTACACGGATCTCAAGGCCTGGGGCGTCGGCGGCAGCTATATCGGGGACAAGGGGTTCTTCGGCGTCTCCTACAAGGACACCGAGAGCGAATACGGCACGGTGGCCGAGCCCACGGTCTTCATCCAGCTGCATCAGACGCGCGAGGACGTGCGCGGCGAATACAATTTCGATGCAGGCCCCTTCCGCACACTGCGGGGCAGCTATGGCCATGCCGAATATACCCACACCGAGTTCGAGGGGCCGGGTGAGCCGGGCACCGTCTTCAACTCCGACGGCCAGGAGGGCCGGGTCGATCTGATCCAGCGCAAGAGTTCGCTGTTCGGCGGCGAGTGGAACGGGGCGATCGGGTTCCAGGGCCTGACGCGGACCTTCGAGGCGATCGGCGAGGAAGCCTTTGTGCCGACCTCCACGACCGACGAAGCAGGGATCTATACGGTCCAGCGCATCGATAGAGGCCGTGTCGGGTTCGAGGGCGGGCTGCGCTACGACCGCCACACGGTGTCGGCGACGCCCCTGGGCGGCGTGACCGAGCTGAAGCGGGAGTTCGACAATGTCTCGGCCTCGATCGCCGGCTTCCTGCGGCCGGCACCCGGCCTGTCCCTGGGCCTCAGCCTGGCGCACAATGAGCGGGCACCGTCCGAGGTCGAGCTGTTCGCCGACGGCCTGCACATCGCCACCGGCGCTTATGAGACCGGCGACCTGACGCTGGACACCGAGAAGGTCAACACGTTGGAGGCCACGGCTCACTACGACGACGGGCGCTTTTCGGGCGACCTGCATCTGTACGGATCGAAGTACGACGGCTTCATCGACGAGCGGCCGACCGGCGGGGTCTTCACCTCCGACGAGGGCGAAGAGTTCCCGATCTTCCAGTTCGTGCAGACCGACGCGACCTTCTACGGCTTCGAGGCCGAGGGTGAGTATGCGTTGTGGGAGGCGGGCGCGTCGAAACTGGCTCTGGAAGGCGCGGTCGATTACGTCCACGCCGAAACCGATCTGGGGCCCGCAGCGCGCATTCCGCCGTGGTCGGTGACCGGGCGACTGGCCTGGACGTCCAGGCCGTTCGATACGACGCTGGAGGTCCGTCACGTCGCCGAACAGGACCGGGTCGCCGATCTGGAACGGCCGACCGACGCCTATACATTGGTCAATCTGACGGGAGCGTGGAGGCCGCTGGCGGATCGCAACGTCACCGTCTTCGCAGAGGCGCGGAACCTGACCGACGAGGAAGCGCGCGAGCATGTGTCCTTCCTCAAGGACATCGCGCCGATGCCGGGCCGGAATTTCCGCGTCGGGGTGGCGTACCGGTTCTGA
- a CDS encoding Fur family transcriptional regulator, which yields MSCGHDHDHDTLDAAAIDRTLGAAEARCTAEGERMTAPRRRVLELLLAAGEPVKAYDLIARYGTDGQAAKPPTVYRALEFLERKGMAHRIASISAYVACAGSSDGADHAAAFLICDCCGAAQEVTTPVGQTFALAADAAGYAIDRITIEGHGRCSDCRTA from the coding sequence ATGAGCTGCGGCCACGACCACGACCACGATACCCTCGACGCCGCCGCGATCGACCGGACCCTGGGGGCGGCCGAGGCCCGCTGCACGGCCGAGGGCGAGCGGATGACCGCGCCGCGCCGCCGGGTGCTGGAACTGCTTCTGGCGGCCGGGGAGCCGGTCAAGGCCTATGACCTGATCGCCCGCTATGGCACCGACGGCCAGGCCGCAAAGCCGCCCACCGTCTACCGCGCGCTGGAGTTCCTTGAGCGCAAGGGGATGGCCCACCGGATCGCCTCGATCAGCGCCTATGTCGCCTGCGCGGGATCCAGCGACGGGGCCGACCACGCCGCCGCCTTCCTGATCTGCGACTGCTGTGGCGCGGCGCAGGAAGTCACCACTCCCGTCGGCCAGACCTTCGCCCTGGCCGCCGACGCCGCCGGCTATGCGATCGACCGCATCACCATCGAGGGCCACGGCCGGTGTTCCGACTGCCGGACCGCCTGA
- a CDS encoding alpha/beta hydrolase, with the protein MDAALLTPPRRMTIPVSHRWGAGEMSVLDFGDARRPVDLVFVHANGFNAATYRSLLAPLSASLRILAPDLRGHGQTALPTETRNRWTWHDHREDLVALLDTLDGPPVALAGHSMGGTSSLLAAAERPDKVARLVMFDPVVLPRGLNLMMAIPGLRQWTRHWPITKGAIRRRERFDTPQQALDSWRGRGAFRGWSDMMLADYVSGAFTPDGDGVRLACPPEWEASNYAAQGHDPWRALRRFDKPVRVLKAEKGSVCSLAPDPRRLPHLTVDTIAGGHLFPMTHPDIARDALFDAAV; encoded by the coding sequence ATGGACGCCGCCCTCCTGACCCCGCCCCGCCGCATGACCATCCCGGTCAGCCACCGCTGGGGGGCCGGCGAGATGTCGGTGCTGGATTTCGGCGATGCGCGCCGTCCCGTCGATCTGGTCTTCGTCCATGCCAACGGCTTCAATGCCGCCACCTATCGGTCCCTGCTGGCGCCCCTGTCGGCCTCGCTGCGGATTCTCGCCCCCGACCTGCGCGGCCACGGCCAGACCGCCCTGCCGACCGAGACCCGCAACCGCTGGACCTGGCATGACCACCGCGAGGATCTGGTCGCCCTGCTCGACACGCTCGACGGCCCGCCGGTCGCCCTGGCCGGCCACTCGATGGGCGGCACCTCGTCCCTGCTGGCCGCCGCCGAGCGACCGGACAAGGTCGCGCGCCTGGTCATGTTCGACCCGGTCGTCCTGCCGCGCGGCCTGAACCTGATGATGGCGATCCCGGGTCTTCGCCAGTGGACGCGCCACTGGCCGATCACCAAGGGCGCGATCCGACGCCGTGAGCGGTTCGACACCCCGCAGCAGGCCCTCGACTCCTGGCGCGGTCGCGGGGCTTTCAGGGGCTGGTCCGACATGATGCTGGCCGACTATGTGTCCGGCGCGTTCACCCCGGACGGGGACGGCGTCCGTCTGGCCTGCCCACCCGAGTGGGAGGCCTCGAACTACGCCGCCCAGGGCCATGACCCGTGGCGGGCCCTGCGCCGCTTCGACAAACCCGTCCGGGTGCTGAAGGCCGAAAAGGGCTCGGTCTGCAGCCTCGCTCCAGATCCGCGCCGCCTGCCCCACCTCACCGTCGACACGATCGCCGGCGGCCACCTGTTTCCCATGACCCACCCCGACATCGCCAGAGACGCCCTGTTCGACGCAGCGGTGTAG
- a CDS encoding ribonucleoside-diphosphate reductase subunit alpha, with protein MAGLEAYKTSEFASLSGDRGTARPQLSVVRSLDLDRSRDDLLTDFGKKTLEDRYLLAGESYQDMFARVATAYADDHDHAQRVYDYMSRLWFMPSTPVLSNGGANRGLPISCFLNAVSDSLDGIQQVWNENVSLASNGGGIGTYWGGVRSIGEKVKGAGQTSGIIPFIRVMDSLTLAISQGSLRRGSAAVYLDVHHPEIEEFLEIRKPSGDFNRKSLNLHHGLNITDEFMEAVKAGAQFGLRSPKTNEVLRRVDARTLWQKILEIRLQTGEPYLIFSDTVNRQMPQHQKDLGLKVKQSNLCSEIMLHTGIDHLGIDRTAVCCLSSVNAEKFLEWREEPRFIEDLMRFLDNVLEDFITRAPPEMKAAVYSAKRERSVGLGLMGFHSFLQAQGVAFESAMAKSWNMRLFKHLRREADKASRVLAEEKGPCEDAAERGVMERFSHKLAIAPTASISIICGGTSAGIEPIPANIYTHKTLSGSFAVKNPYLEELLDLKGHNTDAVWNSILENEGSVQHLDILNDDEKGIFKTAFELDQRWVVELSADRTPEICQAQSINLFIPGDVNKWDLHMLHWSAWEKGVKSLYYLRSKSVQRAAFAGAEDKAEAEIDPDQPDLFSAAQTDYDECLACQ; from the coding sequence ATGGCTGGCCTAGAAGCGTACAAGACCTCGGAATTCGCTTCGCTTTCGGGCGATCGAGGGACGGCCAGGCCGCAGCTTTCCGTGGTCCGCAGCCTGGATCTGGACCGCTCGCGTGACGACCTGCTGACCGACTTCGGCAAGAAGACGCTGGAGGATCGCTACCTGCTGGCCGGCGAAAGCTATCAGGACATGTTCGCCCGGGTGGCCACGGCCTATGCCGACGACCATGACCATGCCCAGCGGGTCTATGACTATATGTCCAGGCTCTGGTTCATGCCCTCGACGCCGGTGCTGTCGAACGGCGGCGCGAACCGCGGCCTGCCCATCTCCTGCTTCCTGAACGCGGTGTCCGACAGCCTGGACGGCATCCAGCAGGTGTGGAACGAGAACGTGTCCCTGGCCTCGAACGGTGGCGGCATCGGCACCTACTGGGGCGGGGTCCGCTCCATCGGCGAGAAGGTCAAGGGTGCCGGCCAGACCTCGGGCATCATCCCCTTCATCCGCGTGATGGATTCGCTGACGCTGGCGATCAGCCAGGGGTCGCTGCGCCGGGGTTCGGCGGCGGTCTATCTGGACGTCCACCATCCGGAGATCGAGGAGTTCCTGGAGATCCGCAAACCCTCGGGCGACTTCAACCGCAAGTCCCTGAACCTGCACCACGGGCTGAACATCACCGACGAGTTCATGGAGGCAGTGAAGGCCGGCGCCCAGTTCGGCCTGCGTTCGCCCAAGACCAACGAGGTCCTGCGCCGCGTCGACGCCCGCACCCTGTGGCAGAAGATCCTGGAGATCCGGCTCCAGACCGGCGAGCCCTATCTGATCTTCTCCGACACGGTGAACCGGCAGATGCCGCAGCACCAGAAGGACCTGGGCCTGAAGGTCAAACAGTCGAACCTGTGCAGCGAGATCATGCTGCACACCGGCATCGACCACCTGGGCATCGACCGGACGGCGGTCTGCTGCCTGTCGTCGGTGAACGCCGAGAAATTCCTGGAGTGGCGCGAGGAGCCCCGCTTCATCGAGGACCTGATGCGGTTCCTGGACAATGTGCTGGAGGATTTCATCACCCGCGCTCCGCCCGAGATGAAGGCGGCGGTCTATTCGGCCAAGCGCGAGCGGTCGGTGGGCCTGGGCCTGATGGGTTTCCACTCCTTCCTGCAGGCGCAGGGCGTGGCGTTCGAGAGCGCCATGGCCAAGTCGTGGAACATGCGGTTGTTCAAGCATCTGCGTCGCGAGGCCGACAAGGCCAGCCGCGTCCTGGCCGAGGAAAAGGGCCCCTGCGAAGACGCGGCCGAGCGCGGCGTCATGGAGCGGTTCAGCCACAAGCTGGCCATCGCCCCGACCGCCTCGATCTCGATCATCTGCGGCGGCACCTCGGCGGGCATCGAGCCGATCCCGGCCAACATCTATACCCACAAGACCCTGTCCGGGTCGTTCGCGGTCAAGAACCCCTACCTTGAGGAACTGCTGGACCTGAAGGGCCACAACACCGATGCGGTGTGGAACTCGATCCTGGAGAACGAGGGCTCGGTCCAGCACCTCGACATCCTGAACGACGACGAGAAGGGCATCTTCAAGACGGCGTTCGAACTGGACCAGCGCTGGGTGGTCGAGCTGTCGGCCGACCGGACGCCCGAAATCTGCCAGGCCCAGTCGATCAACCTGTTCATCCCCGGCGACGTCAACAAATGGGACCTGCACATGCTGCACTGGTCGGCCTGGGAAAAGGGCGTCAAATCGCTCTACTACCTGCGCTCCAAGTCGGTGCAACGCGCCGCCTTCGCGGGCGCCGAGGACAAGGCCGAGGCCGAGATCGACCCGGACCAGCCGGACCTCTTTTCGGCCGCCCAGACCGACTACGACGAGTGCCTGGCCTGCCAATAG
- a CDS encoding phosphatase PAP2 family protein, with protein MQSSDLMPFARRAYRLARTEFAVLGALLIIAFGIMTFIEVADDMTEADGQAFDQMVLSALRPFADDPGRPWGPWWLKEAAADLTSLGGISVLTLFAAIVIVFLISQRKRLSALLLVLGLIGGVALSEGLKAVFARARPPAIYQATETINASFPSGHALLSAVFYLSLGVMLTRAFPEKHFKAYVLGVAILIALLVGLTRIYLGAHWASDVFAGWSVGAAWAMALWLVSYAIERRQKTHHAALQDAPSPTAESGSVA; from the coding sequence ATGCAAAGTTCCGACCTGATGCCCTTCGCGCGCCGCGCCTACCGCCTCGCCCGCACCGAATTCGCCGTCCTCGGTGCCCTGCTCATCATTGCCTTCGGGATCATGACCTTCATCGAGGTCGCCGACGACATGACCGAGGCCGACGGCCAGGCCTTCGACCAGATGGTGCTGTCCGCCCTGCGCCCCTTCGCCGACGATCCGGGTCGCCCCTGGGGGCCGTGGTGGCTGAAGGAGGCGGCGGCCGACCTGACGTCGCTGGGCGGGATATCGGTCCTGACCCTGTTCGCCGCCATCGTGATCGTGTTCCTGATCAGCCAGAGAAAACGCCTGTCGGCCCTGCTGCTGGTGCTGGGCCTGATCGGCGGTGTCGCCCTGTCGGAGGGTTTGAAGGCCGTCTTCGCGCGCGCCCGCCCGCCCGCGATCTATCAGGCGACCGAGACCATCAATGCCAGCTTCCCCTCGGGCCATGCCCTTCTGTCGGCGGTCTTCTACCTGTCGCTCGGCGTCATGCTGACCCGCGCCTTCCCGGAGAAGCATTTCAAGGCCTACGTCCTGGGCGTCGCCATCCTGATCGCCCTTCTGGTCGGCCTGACCCGGATCTATCTGGGTGCCCACTGGGCCTCGGACGTGTTTGCGGGCTGGAGCGTGGGCGCCGCCTGGGCCATGGCCCTGTGGCTGGTCTCCTACGCCATCGAGCGCCGCCAGAAGACCCACCACGCGGCGCTTCAGGACGCCCCGTCCCCGACGGCCGAGAGCGGGTCTGTCGCCTGA
- a CDS encoding GFA family protein, whose amino-acid sequence MTTHTAACDCGQLSITVEGEPRGVGLCHCLSCQRRTGSVFATLAGFRPPWTVTGEATEYVRTGDQGARFRFRFCPTCGSNVFHTEDGYEDRSVSIAVGCFADPQFPPPSDSVYDIRRHPWVVLPADVEVFERDPD is encoded by the coding sequence ATGACCACCCACACCGCCGCCTGCGACTGCGGCCAGTTGTCGATCACCGTGGAGGGCGAGCCGCGCGGCGTCGGCCTGTGCCACTGCCTGTCCTGCCAACGCCGGACCGGCAGCGTGTTCGCGACCCTGGCTGGGTTCCGACCGCCCTGGACCGTCACCGGAGAGGCCACGGAGTACGTCCGTACCGGCGACCAGGGCGCGCGGTTCCGCTTTCGCTTCTGCCCGACCTGCGGCTCCAACGTCTTCCATACCGAGGACGGCTACGAGGATCGCTCGGTCTCGATCGCGGTGGGCTGTTTCGCAGACCCGCAGTTCCCGCCGCCGTCCGACAGCGTTTACGACATCCGCCGTCACCCCTGGGTCGTCCTGCCGGCCGACGTCGAGGTGTTCGAGCGCGATCCCGACTGA